A region of the Dreissena polymorpha isolate Duluth1 chromosome 6, UMN_Dpol_1.0, whole genome shotgun sequence genome:
AGATTAGGCATTTTACATGGAGCTATTCTGGGCGTAGATTAGGTATTTTACATGCTGCTAATCTGGGCGTAGATTAGGCATTTTACATGGAGCTATTCTGGGCGTAGATTAGGTACGTTACATGAAGCTAGCCTGGGCGTAGATGATGTACGTTACATGAAGCTTACCTGTGCGTAGATTAAATATGTTCCTGTATAGTCCACCCTAAACTTGCCGTGCTCTGCAACGGTAAATGGGCTATCCGTCGTCACCCACCAAGGTGCCAGCCGGAACACTTCGATGGTAGAATTATCTACAATGCACACATACCTTCTATCTCCTTCTATGTAGTGATTTATACTACACTTAATCACCATAACATAATACTTAATGGCAATTAAATGCTTAGATGAATTTTGACATGAATGTCTTGTCTTCGATGGTAAGCCCCTGTTTATCTTAAAAATTTGAGCATAATTGTGCCACGGGTTATTTCTACATGTTGTGtagacttttgaactcaaagacTCACAGTTGTGTTCATGTTGTGGTTGAAGTCCGCTGCGGGGAATAAAATGCGCTGACTTCAAggtctttttctgaaatatataagcACACATAAGCACGAATTTGTATGTCCAAATAAGTGTGTGACCTATGTCCGTAGAAATTGGAAAATGTCAGCGTGTGAATCTGTAACAGagatataatttgaataaatgaatacAATCGGAGGCCGTTCTTGTCATCTGTATTATAGATTACTACCGCGAATGGAATATCTTATAAATgaacctttttttctttcttttctttccgCATCTTAGTAGGCTTTTGATTGTCCTTTTTACTTCGTTTCACCCTTTGATGTATGAGGGTCCGCTCGACGTAAAGATGGGAGTCAACAACACCCTACAATAATAAACAAGTTGTTTATATCTTACACATTGTTCATGTATACACATAAGCTTCACATTTCAAATGATCATTGTCATTGATTTATGCACATCGCAATCAGGATAGAGCAAGCACGCGATGacttttgaatttgattttgattTACTTCCCTTGATAAGGGGTGATTTGCAGTAAAATAGCATTACGACACCAAATATTCACTTGATGTAGACGTATTGCTGTAGACGTCTGTTTCTCTACATATAAGTTTTTTACTTTGCATTATTTTATCTTCATCATAATACTGTAATATATACAACTAAAATCGTTATTTTCGGACCACATCATTGCCCGACAACAATAGGCTGTCCGGCCAgcacagtggttggtacatgAGCATCCCACCTAGGCGACTCGGGTTCAATTTCCTATTCCGGCTGCATGTGGGTTTGATTGGTGGTCAcaataccggacaggtgggttttCCTCCGGCAATGCcggcattcccccccccccccccacaaacacACCTCCCCCCACTCACACACACCATAAAGCCACGGCAAAATTGAACAGTAACAACGAAATAGCTAAAAATTTCACATATAATTCAAACCTCGCTCCAACTTTCGTGAGTCAGGTAAATTAATAAGACAATGGTGCTATTTgacactccgggtccacacataatgtagcctctggtTCGGAAAGCACCTCATAAAtctcgaaatacacacacacacacacacacatcattATCCGACAAAAAATTACTAGTTACTAAATCACATACTCGTAAACTGTAAACTTgtatgtaacaaaaaaaaaaaaacttgtatgtACGTACTATTTATTACTACAGGCTTTTAAATTATTCCAGTAAGTGCAATGGTTGGCAATCGCGGTTCTCATCTAAGACAGTTTggtactcccccccccccccccccccccccccccccattgcaCAAGACCACAACGAAACGTACCAATATTTCAGTAAGAACGCAATAGCTTAAAAAGCAGCTATAATTCTGGCAAACGTTTgtgataaattaattattttagtgCTTGGGCCcactctgggtccacacataatgcagcctcgggCGCAGAAGGACTTCATTAACCAAGAAATACTCGAACACATACAGTCTGTTGAAGGGTTTACCCGTTGAACTGCATGTCCTGAAACGTAGTAACTGGATTGCAGACTTACCAGATCACCCAGTCCGACTTCAGGAGCGGGGTAACTGTTGACACCGTTACTTGGAATGTTAACATGACGTACTCGGTCACGTGACTGCCGCAGATCATCCAGTTCTTGAGTCAATCTCACGATGAGTATCGTGCAATAAACGCACCAACAGATCACACACACTCCAAACACCGTCATTATTATACATGTCCTCATATACCATTGACGACAGTTACATGTTATGGTCACTTTTGATTTCTGAAAGCACTCTCCAATGTTGTCTTGGTGGTCAAACATGTTTAATCCGAGCATCACGTTTAATCTCTTCCCTGATTGCAACTACCGGTTAACATAGTTACATTTCTTTGGAAGATTTTTTACTTACAGTGTAAGCAAACATATTATCTATTGATAATTGCATATCAACATGTTCGTGTCATATGTAGTCTGAACTACGACCCAATTATGAATGTAAACACAGTGCCTATTGCAAGATTAAACTTTTTATTGCGAAATGAAATGTATAGTCTGCctttgtaattgtaataaaattaatttttattgtttaaacaaaaaacttctTCTTTAACTTAAAATGACTTTTAGGTATCTGGTTTAACGATACCCGAATTGCAGCGGTTTAATCTAAAATAGGTTTATGTACCCGGAAGTAAAATATTACCTAATATAGGTCTTTATTTAAACTcgtattaaattaatttaagcaGATGTTGTAAATTAAATACGCATTTGTAACATCATGACGTGTGCGACATGTTGAGACTCACATGCAACATGATCACGTGTTGTGAACAGAACAAAGACCTGCTACTGAGAGGAGTACTCGTCGGAGTCTATTGACAACGCTGCGTGATCAAGGGCCTTTTGAGATCGGAACCCACTCTTCTTCCTGATCAGGCCGTTTGATATCAGAACCCACTATGCTGCGTGATCAATGGCCTTTTGAGATCGGAACCTACTCTTCTTCCTGATCAGGCCGTTTGATATCAGAACCCACTATGCTGCGTGATCAAGGGCCTTTTGAGATCGGAACCCACTCTTCTTCCTGATCAGGCCGTTTGATATCAGAACCCACTATGCTGCGTGATCAAGGGCCTTTTGAGATCGGAACCCACTCTTCTTCCTGATCAGGCCGTTTGATATCAGAACCCACTATGCTGCGTGATCAAGGGCCTTTTGAGATCGGAACCCACTCTTCTTCCTGATCAGGCCGTTTGATATCAGAACCCACTATGCTGCGTGATCAAGGGCCTTTTGAGATCGGAACCCACTCTTCTTCCTGATCAGGCCGTTTGATATCAGAACCCACTATTCTGCGTGATCAAGGGCCTTTTGAGATCGGAACCCACTCTTCTTCCTGATCAGGCCGTTTGATATCAGAACCCACTATGCTGCGTGATCAATGGCCTTTTGAGATCGGAACCTACTCTTCTTCCTGATCAGGCCGTTTGATATCAGAACCCACTATGCTTGCGTGATCAAGGGCCTTTTGAGATCGGAACCCACTCTTCTTCCTGATCAGGCCGTTTGATATCAGAACCCACTATGCTGCGTGATCAAGGGCCTTTTGAGATCGGAACCCACTCTTCTTCCTGATCAGGCCGTTTGATATCAGAACCCAATATGCTTCGTGATCAGGCCGTTTGAGATCAGAATCCACTATGCTTCGCGATCAGATTGTAGGAGATCAGAACCCACTCTCCTTCTTGATCAGGCCGTTTGAGAGCGGAACCAACTATGCTTCGTGATCTGATAGCGTGAGGTCGGAACCCACTCTTTTTCGTGATCAAGCCCTGTGAGATCGAAACCCACTATGCTTCGTGATCTGATAGTGTGAGGTCGGAACCCACTCTTTTTCGTGATCAAGCCCTGTGAGATCGAAACCCACTATGCTGCGTGATCAGATTGCGTGAGATCAGAACCCACTTTCCTTCGTGATCAGGTCCTGTGGAGCGGAACCTACTATGTCCCGTGATTAGATTGTGGGAAATCAGAACCCAATTCCTTCGTGATCAGGCCCTGTGGAGCGGAACCTACTATGTCCCGTGATTAGATTGTGGGAGATCAGAACCCAATTCCTTCGTGATCAGGCCCTGTGGAGCGGAACCCACTATGTCTCGTGATCAGGTCCTATGAGATCGGAACCCACTATACTTCGTGTTCTGATTGTGTGAGCTCGGAACCCACTCTTCTTCGAAATAAGATTGAGTGAGATTGGAACCACTATGTCCCGTGATCAGATTGCGGGAGATCAGAACCCACTTTCCTTCGAGATACGGCCCTGTGGAGCGGAACCCACTATGTCTCGTGATCAGATTGCGGGATATCGGAACCCACTCTTCTTCGTAATGAGATTGTGTGAGATTTAAACCCACTATGTCCCGTGAGCAGATTGTGGGAGATCAGAACCCACTTCCCTTCGTGACCAGGTTCTGGGAGATCGGAAACCACTATGCTTCATGATCAGATTGTGGGAGATTGGAACCCACTCTCATACGTCATCAGGCACCGGGAGATAGGAACCCACCATGCACTGTGGGTCGTGACGAAATGCATCATATATGCCATATTGGAGTTGACGATAAGACGTCACTGCTTTGAAAAATTTATAAAATCTACCACACCTGAACTCAACAATCATctttttttcgttttatttttttctaaaaatgtataaacaataaagcaacaatatcatttaaaatgccaTTTACCGTCATGTATGAATATATGTTAAAAAGAACGTAAAGAGGTAAGTAATGCAATTAGAAAAAACATACCTGACAAATAatacatgaaattgcaaataaAGCGACATCCTGGCAATGATAACAGACTCAAACTGcttatatcaataaatattaaagttACACAGCCAGAATAATAAATAATTTCCAAACAATGAGGCAATATTGACATAAATTAACTACCAACTATCATTGAAGCAACACATATAAAGCTTAAATCAATGTCTATAGAGTTTAGGTTTCAAGAAAACCAGTGCGTCTATTTCAACGTCTGTCTTCCCTTTTGAACACATTCAATAAATAACACTGTATACGCAACCACCATATACGATCTAACCCCTTGCTGCCGTTGCTTCACACGTGTTCTGTTCTCGCCTCACGACGCCAGTCTCCTACTGAGTTGGATCACGCCAAAGTATGTACCGTACCCTAATTGTATCTCGGCGTGTCGCCCGTGGATCTCTATGACGTCATTAGCACTGAGCATCACCATGCCCTGCACGAAACACGACTGCAGGCTGGTCACTAAGCCAGAAGCCTGATACACGCCGTTCTGACAGTAGAACTGTTTGATGGTGTTGCCGTTTTTCCCGCTCTTCGTCTGGATAGACACATACTTGTCGGTTTTGTTACCAGAGTTCGCACcctaaaattacaaaattaaagCGTATTACAATATAATGACTATGTTTACTTAAgtacatttatacatatatttatatttatttcgaaAACCTTTTTTTTACAACCGACATTTTCTTGCAAGAGTGCCTGCCAATGTTCCTACGTTATTATAACTATCTTTATAACGAAGTTAAACTTGATAAACTCtaacacattcatattgaacAATGAGTGTCAAGATGCGCGCAGGGCCTTGTTGTGTCGTACCATGGCGTACACGAGAAAGAGGCCGCCCTCCTTGACACGTGCCTGTCCGCTCTCTTTGCTGTACGTGACGGGAGATGACGCTTCCTCCACCCAGGAGGCGTTATCGAATATGCGCAACGCTTCCTTTTCTGTACCAAACTTGTCTGTAACAAGAACATTATAAAAACTGTTAAAGAAAGTGTTAATGACAAATGTGTCAACTGTTGAATAGCTCGTGTGTCTTTATAAGAACAGATGCTTCGGTAGAGATGAAAAAGAGGTAACCAGTGGAAGTATTGATTATGGTAACCATCTTAACTGTTATTACGTTGTTCATTCAAACATACCCAAACGGACCCTTCAAAATCgaaataaaagtttaaaacattttaaagctCATTAactatacaatatatattatagacaACACAACATGTTCTTTACTTAATATTGaacatctgttaaaaaaaaaacatatacacgCATAGAGCGACAAACCATCACCTAAGACTATGGGAAGAATGCACATAACAGTGAATTATGAAGTAAGTTTAGTCAGGCGGAAGGAAATATTTTGTGAACGAGCTATAACTGttatcataagcttaataaaatatCAAGACGTTCCCATAGTAGAAGATCATCGACAGCAAAGAGAGCACCAGCAGAGCGCTCAAAATCACCAACAGATGAAGTCTG
Encoded here:
- the LOC127834193 gene encoding uncharacterized protein LOC127834193; this encodes MLGLNMFDHQDNIGECFQKSKVTITCNCRQWYMRTCIIMTVFGVCVICWCVYCTILIVRLTQELDDLRQSRDRVRHVNIPSNGVNSYPAPEVGLGDLGVVDSHLYVERTLIHQRVKRSKKDNQKPTKMRKEKKEKKKKTLKSAHFIPRSGLQPQHEHNYNSTIEVFRLAPWWVTTDSPFTVAEHGKFRVDYTGTYLIYAQVLYKHARPFASLGVVQHRPDTPRDMLQSIYCRQEIPTGQDRQLSNTCTLTALFQLQKDDYITLENFYIDPEITYSVNSTYFGAVLLS